Proteins encoded within one genomic window of Actinoplanes octamycinicus:
- a CDS encoding serine/threonine-protein kinase, whose product MRTLGGRYQLVHRIGWGGMSEVWRGHDQVLDRPVAVKIMAPAVEGTLGEAGVELIRAEARSAARLAHPNVAGVHDFGTSPAPGRRDVPYIVMELVEGQTLGQHLALGRLDWRIGVRICAEVAAALAAAHAEQVVHRDIKPANVMLTPSGAKVLDFGIAAAVGAPEPDPDGPVMGTPAYVAPERFEGCPATPASDMFGLGSLLYHCLAGRVPWTTRSHTELIHAQRYWDPEPLPRVDGLPPEVLDLCFRCLRRDPAERPTALVAALLLAEAVDARVYVPLADIDPATPAWDQGAIDEPTYHRNSGARNHDQWHTRPTEHAPRHAAE is encoded by the coding sequence GTGCGGACACTGGGCGGGCGGTATCAACTGGTGCACCGCATCGGCTGGGGCGGCATGTCCGAGGTGTGGCGCGGTCACGACCAGGTCCTCGACCGCCCGGTCGCCGTCAAGATCATGGCGCCGGCGGTGGAGGGCACGCTCGGCGAGGCCGGCGTCGAGCTGATCCGCGCCGAGGCCCGCTCGGCGGCCCGGCTCGCCCACCCGAACGTGGCCGGCGTGCACGACTTCGGCACCTCGCCGGCGCCCGGGCGGCGCGACGTGCCGTACATCGTGATGGAGCTGGTCGAGGGGCAGACGCTCGGTCAGCACCTGGCGCTCGGCCGGCTGGACTGGCGGATCGGGGTGCGGATCTGCGCCGAGGTGGCCGCCGCCCTGGCCGCCGCGCACGCCGAGCAGGTGGTGCACCGCGACATCAAGCCGGCCAACGTGATGCTCACCCCGAGCGGCGCCAAGGTCCTCGACTTCGGCATCGCGGCGGCGGTCGGCGCGCCCGAGCCGGACCCGGACGGCCCGGTGATGGGCACCCCGGCCTACGTCGCCCCGGAGCGCTTCGAGGGCTGCCCGGCCACCCCGGCCTCGGACATGTTCGGGCTCGGCTCGCTGCTCTACCACTGCCTGGCCGGCCGGGTGCCGTGGACCACCAGGTCGCACACCGAGCTGATCCACGCCCAGCGCTACTGGGACCCGGAGCCGCTGCCCCGGGTCGACGGGCTGCCGCCCGAGGTGCTCGACCTGTGCTTCCGCTGCCTGCGCCGGGACCCGGCGGAACGCCCGACCGCCCTGGTCGCCGCGCTGCTGCTGGCCGAGGCGGTGGACGCCCGGGTCTACGTGCCGCTGGCCGACATCGACCCGGCCACGCCGGCCTGGGACCAGGGGGCGATCGACGAGCCGACCTACCACCGCAACTCAGGCGCGCGGAACCACGACCAGTGGCACACCCGCCCGACGGAGCATGCGCCCCGACACGCCGCCGAGTAG